The Paenibacillus polymyxa M1 DNA segment CTCCATACCTTATTAGACGATGAAAAATCCATTTTGTCTGCAATTTTTCGAAAAAAAGATACAATTTTTTTACCTTTTTTTATTTCACAACAAAATACCCGCCAATCCCTGTTACAGGAAGGCGGATATTTTGCTTCTTCAGTATGACGTATTAAGCAAAATGACAGGCTACAAAATGCTGGTCGCCCGCATCTCGATATACCGGAGCCTCTGTTTTACAGCGTGCTTCTGCCATAGGACAACGTGTATGAAACTTGCATCCTGACGGCGGATTAGCCGGAGACGGGATGTCCCCTTTTAACACAATCCGCTGTCTTTTGATCGTCGGATCTGGAATCGGTACTGCTGATAGCAAAGCCTTGGTGTACGGGTGAAGCGGATTGCTGAACAGCTCCTCCTTGGAGGCCAACTCTACCATTGAGCCCAGATACATCACACCAATCCGGCTACACAGATGCTCGACCACACTCAGATCATGCGAGATGAACAGGTACGTCAGTTGGCGTTCCTGCTGCAAATCGCTTAACAAGTTAATGATCTGGGCCTGAATCGATACATCCAGAGCAGATACCGGCTCGTCAGCCACAATAAAATCAGGATTCAAAATCAAGGCCCGTGCAATCCCGATCCGCTGCCGCTGACCACCTGAGAACTCATGCGGATAACGATCATAGTGATACGAGGATAGACCGCAAATATTCAGCGTTTCGTTGACCTTTTGCCGCAGCTCATTACGATCAATCAACCCGTGATCCAGCAAAGCTTCTCCGATCGCCTCACCAACCTTAATTCTCGGGTTCAGTGAGCTAAAGGGGTCCTGAAAGACGATTTGCAGCTTCGGACGAAGCGCACGAATCTGCTCCTTGTTTAACGCGTGCAAGTCTTCGCCCTTGTACCGTACTGATCCCTCTGTCTTATCCATTAATCTGAGAATCGTGCGCCCAATCGTACTTTTACCGCAGCCAGATTCTCCTACCAGACCAAAGGACTCACCCTTATGAATATGAAAGGATACATCATCGACCGCCTTTACATATCCGACCGTACGCTGAAAAACCCCGCCTGTGATCGGGAAATACTTTTTCAGCCCTTCCACTTGAATCAAAGGCTCGCTCATACCCGTTGCCCTCCTTCTTTCTCATATAGCCAGCAGGCAACCTTATGACCATTCTCCTTTTCATTCAAGGGAGGAGCCTGATCCTTGCATATTTGCATGCAATGTGCGCAACGATCATGAAAATGGCAATTTTCACCCAGCTCAATGGGGTTTGGCACCTGTCCTGGGATGGAATACAGCCGATCCATTTTCTGATTAATGACAGGTTTAGCCTTTAATAGCCCTTGAGTATACGGATGCTGCGGATTTTTGAACAGCTCAATGACAGGAGCCTCTTCAATAACGTTCCCGGCATACATAACGACCACATAATCGGCCATTTCTGCCACGACACCCAAGTCGTGCGTAATCAGCATAATGGACGTTTTAAGCTTATCCTTCAAATCCCGCATTAAATCAAGAATCTGCGCCTGAATTGTTACATCCAGTGCCGTTGTCGGTTCATCCGCAATCAACAGCTTCGGATTGCAGCTTAAAGCAATAGCAATCATAATCCGCTGGCGCATACCGCCACTCAATTCATGAGGATAGGAATGGAATATTTCCTCCGATCGCGAAATGCCCACCAAATTAATCAGTTCAATTGCCCGGGCGCGTGCTTCTTTTTTACTCATTAATGTATGCATCAGCAACGGCTCCGTAATCTGTTCTCCAATCGTAAGCACTGGATTCAGCGAAGACATCGGTTCCTGAAAAATAATCGAAATGTCATTGCCGCGAATTTGCTGCATTTGACCTTTATTGAGTTTTAGGAGGTCTTTGCCCTCAAACCAGATTTGTCCGTCGGAGGTGTGGGGAGAATCAATCAACCGCATCATCGTCATCGCAGTTACACTCTTACCACAACCAGATTCTCCTACCACACAGAGCGTTTCACCCTCACGAATTTTAAAACTGACGTCATTGACCGCTTTGACAGTTCCGTTAGAGGTATGAAAGTGGGTTTTCAGGTTACGAAATTCAATCAAAGCATTTTCCATAAACGTTCGTCTCCTACTTCTTCATTTTAGGGTCCAGCGCGTCACGCAAACCGTCGCCAATCAGATTAATCGCTACAACAGTAATTAGAATACACATTCCCGGTGGTACCCATATCCAGGGCCGTTTGCGGAAGTCAATCAGGTTATTCGCAGCCGATATCATGTTCCCCCACGAAGGTGTGGGCGGCACAACGCCAATCCCCAAGTAACTGAGCGCAGATTCTGTAATAATCGCACCAGCCACTCCAAGCGTAGCCGTAACAATAATAGTAGGAATCGTGTTCGGCAGCAGATGTCGGAATATTTTACGGCGGTCTCTCAACCCCAGTGCTTCCGTCGCCTGCATGAACTCCTGTTCACGCAGCGTAAGAATCTGCCCTCTGACCAGACGGGACAAGCTCGTCCAGCTCAGGATTCCGATAATAAGCATCAGAAAATAAATACGGTTCGACGGATCAACCTTCAAATCCGACAGAACAGCACCTAAAATAATAAGCAGCGGCAATGTAGGCAGCGCCATGAAAATATCGGCAATCCGCATAATAACCGTATCCACGCCTTTACGATAAAACCCTGCCAGCGCACCCAACGTCGCCCCGATCATGACCGAAATAAACGTGGCGACCAGCCCCACTGTCAAAGAAATACGGCCGGCCAGCATCGTACGCAGTAAAATATCTCTACCAAACTTATCCGTACCAAGCCAGTACTTCGCATTAGGGGATAAATTTTTGTCAGATAGCTTGTAATCATCTAAATGATAAGGTGAAATCATGGGGCCAAATACACAAATGATAACCATGAGAATTAATATAACGAGACCTGCCAAAGCCAGGCGGTTTTGGTTAAAACGACGAATGGCGATTCTCCATGGAGACGCTTCAGGACGGATCGCCGCCTTTTGATTCGTTTCAATCGTGACTGTTTCCGCGGACAATAGTATCCCTCCTATTTCAAGCGAATTCTTGGATCGGCCATGCCATACAATACATCAGAAAGTAAATTACCGAGGAGCGTAAGAATGGCCAGGAAAATCGTGAAGCCCAGCATAAACGGATAATCCCGCATACTAATAGACTCCAGATAAACCTGCCCCACACCCGGCCATACAAATACCTTTTCCAGGATCATTGCCCCACCAAATAAGGCTGGAAGCTCGAACCCGAGCAGTGTGATTGCTGGAATCAGAGCATTGCGCAGTGCATGCTTGAAAATAACCGTCCGCTCCTTCAAGCCCTTGGCACGTGCGGTACGGATATAATCCTGCCGGATGACCTCCAACATGCCTGTACGGAAATAACGAGTCAGGCTTCCTGTACTCAGCATCGTAAGTACGAGTGTCGGTAGGAACATATGCTTGAGGACATCCACCATATAATCCCACGAGCCTGCTTCCACCCCTGCTGTGGTCATGCCTCCGACGGGAAGAATCCCCCATTCAAGAGCAAATATTTTGATGACCAATAGACCAATAAAAAATGAAGGCAGCGACATACATAAGAAAATAAATAACGTAACAAACTTATCGAATAAGGAATATTGGAACTTAGCTGAAAATACCCCTGCAACAATGGCAATGAGCCAGCTAAAAATAAGACTAAAAAAAGCGATAATAAAAGAGTTCCATACATAATTGCTGATAACCTTCGTTACCGGCTGCTTATGCTGCAATGAATCCCCCATATTTCCCTTTAACATATTACCGGCCCATATAAAATAACGTTGGTATTCCGGTTTATCCAGCCCGTAGATATGTCGTAGCTGCTGCGCCTTCTCGGCGGTCATATTCGGGTTCTGCTTGGCTGTAATATAATCACCCGGCACCATGGCTGAAATCGCAAAAACGATAATGGATATGCCAATAAGTGTGGGGATGAGTTGCAGCAGTCTTCGAATAATGTACTGCTTCATATTCATTCCTCCAGACGAATAAAGTGATATGCCCAGCTCGTGAGAGCTGAGCATACAATTGGCAACCCTTATTGAGCGATTTGAGCGTTATGCAGAGTGAACTCAAAATCTTTGTATGGTGTAATTTCTAAGCCGGATACACGTCCATTCACTGGCCACATATCTCTGCGTTGGTACAAAAAGATAGTTGGCAGATCTTTGTTCAGCTCTTGATAGAGCTGTTTGTAAATCTGTTTGCGTTTTTCTTGATCCAGTTCATGCTTACCAGCAAGTGTTAATTCATCAACCTTTTTATTGGAATAGCCGATATCATTTTGTGCACCATTCGTAATAAAAGTCGTTGTGTCCGGGTCTGGAGTTAAGCCCCAAGCCGCAAAGAACATATCAAACTTGCCCGTATCCTTTTTATCCATAATGGCGTTAAAATCTAAAGTTTCAGAAGTTAGCTTGATGCCGAGCTCCTTATAGTTATTGGACATGATCGGTAGCAAGGCCTCTACTACTGGATTATCAGCAGTTGCGGAGAAGTTAATGGTCAGCTTTTCTCCGTCCTTTTCGCGAATTCCGTCAGCCCCAACCTTCCAGCCTGCCTCATCCAGCAAAGCCTTCGCCTTCGCTGTATCAAACTCATATTTATTGATACCTTCATCCGTGTAAGACCAAGATTCTGTAGACTGTGGAATATTAATGACATTCGCATATGGCCCATACACGCCCTGCACAATCTCTTTACGGTTTAAACCAATAGTTAAAGCTTGACGTACTTTAGGGTCTTGAAATTTCTTTTCCTTGTGATTAAACGCAATATATCCATAGCCATTTGTCGGCATAATATTCACGTCCAAGAAGCCTAGAGCCTTTAATTCCTCTACATTGTCTTCCGTAACTGTGATATTGTCCATGTCCGTTTCGCCTGTTTGCAGCATAGACAGGTTTGTTTCTTCTGTTGTCGTTTTGAAAATAACTGATTTCACCTTTGGTGCACCTTTGAAGTAGTTTGGATTCGCTTCAAGTACGACTTGTTGACCTGGGGAAAAGCTCTTCAGCACATACTGCCCGGAGCCGATTGGTTTATTATTAAGCGCCTTGATGCTGTCCAGGTTACCCTTCTTGAACCCTTTTCCGTAATAAGCTTCTGGCATGAAGTATTGCTCACCCAGATAATCCTTCGTATAAGCTGTTGCTTCTGTAACGGTTACCTCTACTGTGTTATCATCAATGACCTTGATACCCGAGATATCATTCGCCTTGCCATCGTGGTATTCCTTACCGCCTTTAATCTTAAAAGATAATATATCGCTTTCTCCATCATAATTCGGATCATGCAGCACTTTGAGAACAAAAGCATAATCCTTTACGGTTACTGGAGTGCCGTCACTATACTTCACACCTGGTTTCAGATGGAATGTGTATTTTAGACCATCCGGCGATACATCAACCTTTTCAGCCAAACTATTTTCATATGTACCATCTGCCTTCACCTGTAAGAAGGAATCAAATACTGTTCTGACTACATATAAATCGTAAGTTGTTTGCCAGAATAGCGGGTTAAATACCCCTTTAGGTGACGTCATACCTACTACAATGTTATCTTTCCGATTCGTTGCTCCTGGAGGATTTTGCGACAAATCCGTCGCTTTAATAACACCCTCTGTAACTGGTGCGCTTGCTTCATTTCCCTCTGTTTTATTATCCGCATTGCCTTGCTGCGGCTGTGCCTCATTAGCACCTCCACTACATCCTGCAAACAGAACACCAACGATCGTAAGCACCATAAGCAAAGAAACCCATTTCTTCGTTTGCACCATCCTGTTAATCCCCCTTGTCGGTTCTTTATTTAACAGCCTGTCTCATTCCTGCGGTGATTCGTTAAAGCTTGAGGTTCAAAAATGAAGTTTTGCACACCCTCCTTACTGTTCCTAATGATAGTGTAGAACACATGTTTTAGACCCTTGGTCAATTTTGTGCACTGACAACCATTACATTTTTATTAAGGTTTATCTTAAGTGTAAAATAATATCACGTCAATATCTTTTTTTATGTAAAATGCAATTGCAAAACATCTATTTTTGTAAAGTTTATGAAATTTACTTGTGGAAAATGACAGAAAACTAAGTGTTATGTAATATAAAATAACATTTCGAATGACCGAAATGTGTACTCTGGCGAGTTGGGGAGCTTGTAATTTCTTAAGCCACTAAAAGGTGATTTATACTTAATGGGTAAACATGGATTGTATTATTAGTAAGTTACAATAGATGGCACTTGTTGTCAATAAAAAAAATCATAAAAAAGGATGTCCCCAGAATTGGGGACATCCTTTTTTTCCACCCACTACTATTCAGTAGTGTAAGGAAGCAATGCGATTTGACGGGAACGTTTAACAGCGATTGTCAACATACGTTGATATTTCGCGCTTGTTCCAGTCACACGACGAGGAAGAATTTTTCCACGTTCGCTGATGAATTTTTTAAGCAGGTCTGTATCTTTATAGTCAATGTGAGTAATTTTGTTCACAGTGAAGAAACATACTTTACGACGTTTGTTGCGACCACCACGACGAGCTGGTCTTTTGTTATCGTCTCCGCCTTCTCTTTGTCTGAAGCCCATTCTTTGTCAGTCCTTTCCCAATTAAAATGGTAGATCATCATCCGAAATATCGATCGGTTTTCCGTCATCGGAAAAAGGATCCTGATTGTTTCGCGAGTTATTATTCCCGCGCCCACTATTGCTGTTACCGCCTCCGAAAGGAGACTCCTCACGCATACCTCCACCGCTATTGCCGCCACCGTTGCCGCTATCGCGGTTAGATTCCAAGAAACGTACATTATCAGCAACAATTTCAGTCACGTATACACGTTTTCCTTCATTGTTCTCATAATTACGCACTTGTACACGGCCTTCAACAGCCGTCAAACGACCTTTACGAAGATAGTTAGCGCATGTTTCAGCAAGCTGACGCCAGGTTACGATCGGCAAGAAATCCGCTTCCCGTTCGCCGCCTTGACTTGTAAACGGACGGTCTACAGCCAGGGTGAACTGGGTTACTGCTACACCAGACGGTGTATAGCGCAGCTCTGGATCTTTGGTCAAACGACCGATCAGAATGACACGGTTCAACAATCCAATCCCCTCCTTTGAGCGTTGTTCATTACATAATCACGTACAATAATTAAGCTACGTCGTTCGTAATGAGATAACGAATTACTTCGTCAGAAATTTTCATGATACGCTCAAGCTCAGTAACAACAGCAGGTTCTGCTGTGAAGTTTACCAGAACGAAAGAACCATCACGGAATTTCTTGATCTCATACGCAAGACGGCGTTTAGTTACATCGTGATTCGTAATTTCGCCACCGCCGTTAGAGATGATACCTTGGAATTTGTCGACTGTCGCTTGAACAGCTTCTTGTTCAATGTCAGGACGAATAATGTACATCACTTCATATTTGCGCATTCTTTACACCTCCTTATGGACATAAGGCCCTCAATCTCAGTTGAGAGCAAGGAACGAGCCTAAACTCGCACTAAAACAGTTTATCAAATCGAGCACCTGAATGCAACCTGCAATTTCGAGCATAAGGCTAAAAACTGCTCACACACATCATATCACTGGTTTTATACAATTTTATATCACACCACAAATTTTGCATATATAAAGGAAATAATTTTTGATTAACTACTATCTGTGTACCCTAATTTCGCATGTTTCTGTTTAAGACAGCGCACAATAACCGTTGCAGTCCAAATTCATTATCTAAGGAGGCACAACCGTATGGGTGAAAAGACTGAGTTCGTACCCGGGGATAAGGTCCCAAACGACGGCGTATATATGGAGGTTGGAGAAAAAAGCTTTCATACTGAAATCCAAAACCCGCAGCAAATAACGTTGGAAAGAGGCGATTCTTTTCCGAAGACCACCAATCATAATCGCAAGTGGAAGAAAAAAACGAAAGCTCGCGTCCACTAATGTATATTTCTTCGGAATCCTGGCCATATTATGATTAGGCGATACAACAGAGAGGTGTGGTTCCGTTGGACAACGTAGCCTTACAAACTGTTAGGAGATCCATTCCGGGCATTAGAAGCGTTAGGTTTGTGTAAAAGGACACTGTCTTTTCAACACGGTATTGCTAGTCAGTACACCGAGTTTCATGATGTGATTGGACAGATCGTATCCTGTTAAAAATGTATCGCCTACGATGGAGGACCTTTGTGGTCCTCCTTTGTTGCATTATCGGACTTTTTGCATATACTGGTAAAATGCAGATTAATTCAGCTCCTTCTGCTAGAATATATCCAAGTACAAAGACCTACTATTTACGGAGGTTTAAAGATGAGCTATTCTCGTATATTAAAGTGGATATCAGGTATATTCGAATTGGTGCTGGCTGTACCGATTGTGGGAGGAGCTATTGTCATGGGGACTGGCTACTCAGCTTTAGGGTTTATGCTTGTCCTGCATGCAGTAACACTTATCCTGTCGTTACGCAATCAGGAAGCGATCTACGGTTCTGTCTGGGGAGTAATCACTTCCTTGCTAGCCTGGATTCCTTTTGTAGGCTGGGCACTCCATTTGATTGCAGCCATCCTTCTGATGATCTCTGGCTCAAAGAGAACCAAACGCTATCATTACCCGCCTAATCAGCTATAACAAAAGAAAGCTCCTGACAGCAATTATTTCAAATGCTGTTAGGAGCTTTCTTTTGCTCTAACGCCTTATTCATTCACCAAAAGATTCTTAATCATTTTTTCGATATCGTTACATTCATTTTTAGTAATCTGATTTATTTATTGCCATAAAACAAAAAATCCCCTACGTCAGCAGACGTAAGAGATTGATTTAGTTCATAAAGTTAGTGGCGGAAAGAGTGGGATTCGAACCCACGCACGCCTTGCGACGCCTAACTGATTTCGAGTCAGCCCCCTTGGACCTCTTGGGTACCTTTCCGCAGCAAGGATAATTATATCATCATTGCTTTCATGACGCAAGCTGATTTCTTGTTCACCATGATCCACTTTCTCTGCTCAAATGGTTTCCGAATTCTGCTCGTCACCACTGGACTTTGAGCGCAGCACTTTTTTCATATTCTTTTCGAACTTGGCACGCGGAATCAGCACACTATGCTGGCATCCGACACATTTGATTCGAATATCCATCCCCATCCGGATGATTTCCATCTCGTTCGTTCCACACGGATGAGGCTTCTTCATCTGCACAATATCCCCTAGTTCAAACGACTTACGCTCCACCCTTCTCTCCCCCTTTTCTTCCTGGCTCATCTTCTTTTTCAAGGGTGATCGCCGTTTCCAGTGCGGCCTGACGATGTTCCTCGTCCTCCAGAGCCCTCTTGATATTATTCTGAATATCACGCTCTACCAAGGCCCCTGTGTTCGGCATACATTCCGCCACAACACGTACGATATACTCTGATGTAGTCATGGACTGAACGCCTAACACATCCGGCATATTAAGTATCTGCGCATTGGACTCTTCAATGCCTTGGATCGCCTGTTTTACCAAGCTGACGGCTTCCTCCAGACTACGCTCCGCCTTCATTGGCACATCTACCACCGCCAACGCGTTGGACATGGAGAAGTTCGTTACTGTCGTAATGGAGCCGTTCGGTAAAATGTACACCTCACCTTTCCAGCTCACCAGCCTGGTTGTACGCAGCCCAATCATTTCTACCGTCCCCTTGAAAGTTCCCGTCTGAATGACGTCTCCTACGGCAAATTGATCCTCAAATATAATAAAGAATCCGGTAATTACATCCTTAACCAAGCTCTGTGCCCCAAAACCTACAGCCAACCCAAGCACTCCAGCTCCAGCAATCAGAGGGCCTAGATTTATACCCATTTGCGATAGCACCAGCATAATTAAGATGAAATTGAATACAATATTTGTTACATTTTTTAGCAGTTCCCCAACAGTCGTTAACCGTCTGGTATTCAATCGGAATCTGCCGTTATCTCCCTTTTGCTCCATCGACTTATCTATAATTTTATTAATAACTCGAATAAAGATACGTGTAATGATGAAAATAATTACAATTTTCAAAATCACAAACAAAAAGGTCGACCACATCGCACTATCTGTAAGCCATTTCCATACAGCATCCTTCCAATGAATCGCACCTTGCACTACGTCATCCGTGTCTAAATTACCGGCCAACCAATGTATAAAGGTCATGCTGTACTCCTCCTCAAACCAGGGAAATACTCTTTCTATTTCCCACATTCTATTTCCTATCTATATAAGCATATCTCCCGACTTCAAACAAATGGCTATGAATAATCTACTTTTCCCGAGTATAAAAGCACAAGTTTATCCATATACTAGCTACTATCTTGAGAATAATTGTTACCCGCAGGCCAAGTATATTCTTAAAGGTAGGCGAGCATAACCTGCACACTCCATTACAGGACGAAAGGAAGATTCCATGACTTATCCATCTGACTTCATTCCGGGGCAAGAACCCCTAAGCTTAAAAATATCACACACCGATCCCGGGATCCAATCAGCCATCATCCATCGTTTGCTGTTCCATCTGCATCAGGCGCGGAGTCTACAAAATATCGTCATCATTTGCATCGGCACCGACCGTTCTACTGGAGATTGCCTTGGCCCGCTTGTGGGTACCCATTTGTCCCGCTACAAAAGCCCCCTATTTAGTCTGTATGGAACATTAGATGAGCCTGTACATGCTATGAACCTGCAAACCACACTGAACGGCATACATGACCGATACGAACAGCCTTATATCATTGGCATAGACGCATGTCTTGGACAAACCTCCAGTGTTGGATGCATTCAGGTTGCAGAGGGTCCTCTCAAGCCTGGAGCAGGTGTAAATAAAGAATTACCGCCGGTCGGCGATATCCATTTGACTGGTATCGTTAACGTCGGCGGCTTCATGGAATACTTCGTGTTACAAAATACGAGACTAAATTTGGTAATGAAGTTATCAGATATCATAGCTAGTAGCTTATACTCCGCAATTAGGGAGTGGCATTACCGGTCTGTCCTACTTGCTGCGCAAGAGTAATAGCTTCTTTCTCTTCAGGTGATAAGGAATAAGCGGATTGTCCCGCTTCCAGAGGCTTGGCATACACATATGAGCCATCCCGGTTATAAATACCGGTCAATACTATTCCGTCCTGATTATCGTCTACAATAGCCAGAGAGAAGCTTAAATCGCTCCCTCTCTCACCAAAGGCATTATAACGTTTGATGCCTATATGTCCCTTCAAGCCAGTCAGTTTGCTGCGTAGTGATTTCATACTTGCACGGTGGGCTTCCTGCTCATCTTCAATCGTATCCATCTGCACCTTTAAATCAATCAGCAGCGTTTCCAAATTCTCTACACCGCTGCCTGCCATCATGGTTTCATACTTTCGCCGTATCTTCTTCAGCTTTGATCCCTGTACAATAATAACAATCAACAGGATAAGCAAAATAAGCACGATCCCTGCAACAATTCCAGCAAGCTGCTCCATGATTAGTCCATTCAATTCAGCCATATGTTTGTTTCTACCCCTCTACCTCAAAAATCATGTTACTGCTTTGCTTACCTTTTATTTTAAACGTTTGAGAACAGCGAGACAAATAACACAAGGCTATTAGTTTATCCATCAAAACCATTCTGATTCCTGCAATTCCAGACAAAGCAAAGACATATCTCACTTTCCATTTCACTCAAGGAGACATGTCCATATTTTTACGGACTACTGTAATAGCTCCAGTAATCTTTCCAAATCCTGCTGGCTGTAATAATTCAATTCGATTTTGCCTTTATCTTTATTGTGCTTGATCTTCACAGTTGTTTTAAAACGCTCGCGTAGGGACTCTTCCATATGGTCAATATAGGGGTCCTTTTTTCGTACCTTTGCTTTAGCTTTTGTTTCTCCAGGCTTATGATCCAACTGCTGTACGGCTTCCTCGAGTTCACGAACACTCCACTGTTGCTCAATGCATTGCAAGGCTAGTTGTTTTACCATGTCTGGATCTTTGAGCCCAACAATTGCTCTAGCATGCCCCATAGACAATGTTCCACGTGAAACATGATCTTTAACCTCTTCAGGCAATGCGAGCAAGCGAAGGAAATTGGCAATGTGTGAACGTGATTTTCCCACTTTCATGGACAACTCTTCCTGAGTTAAGGAGAATTGATCCATTAACCCCTGATAAGCTACTGCTACTTCCATTGCATTTAAGTTTTCACGCTGCAAATTCTCAATCAAGGCAATCTCCATTACCTGCTGATCTGTAAAATTGCGAACAACCACGGGTATGGTCGGATTCCCACAAAATTGAGATGCCCGAAACCGCCTTTCCCCGGCTATAATCTCATATCCTCTCAAGACACTACGCGCAATAATGGGTTGGATAACACCGTGCTGACGAATGGATTCCGCTAATTCCTTAATAGACTCCTCATCAAACGTTTTCCGAGGCTGGTATGGGTTCGCCCGCAACTGGCTGAGCGGAATGTCAACAACCTTATCCTCTTCACTGACTGTAAGGGAGGGAATAAGTGCATCCAGTCCCTTTCCCAACCGTTTACTCATAAGATACCACTTCCTTTGCCAACTCAATATATACCTCTGCCCCACGAGAACGGGGATCATACGTAATAATGGACTGGCCATGTGATGGTGCTTCGCTGAGTCTCACGTTGCGTGGAATAATCGTCTGATAAACTTTGCTTTGAAAGTACTTTTTCACTTCTTCAATGACCTGAATG contains these protein-coding regions:
- a CDS encoding mechanosensitive ion channel family protein, translated to MTFIHWLAGNLDTDDVVQGAIHWKDAVWKWLTDSAMWSTFLFVILKIVIIFIITRIFIRVINKIIDKSMEQKGDNGRFRLNTRRLTTVGELLKNVTNIVFNFILIMLVLSQMGINLGPLIAGAGVLGLAVGFGAQSLVKDVITGFFIIFEDQFAVGDVIQTGTFKGTVEMIGLRTTRLVSWKGEVYILPNGSITTVTNFSMSNALAVVDVPMKAERSLEEAVSLVKQAIQGIEESNAQILNMPDVLGVQSMTTSEYIVRVVAECMPNTGALVERDIQNNIKRALEDEEHRQAALETAITLEKEDEPGRKGGEKGGA
- the yyaC gene encoding spore protease YyaC; the protein is MTYPSDFIPGQEPLSLKISHTDPGIQSAIIHRLLFHLHQARSLQNIVIICIGTDRSTGDCLGPLVGTHLSRYKSPLFSLYGTLDEPVHAMNLQTTLNGIHDRYEQPYIIGIDACLGQTSSVGCIQVAEGPLKPGAGVNKELPPVGDIHLTGIVNVGGFMEYFVLQNTRLNLVMKLSDIIASSLYSAIREWHYRSVLLAAQE
- a CDS encoding DUF4446 family protein: MAELNGLIMEQLAGIVAGIVLILLILLIVIIVQGSKLKKIRRKYETMMAGSGVENLETLLIDLKVQMDTIEDEQEAHRASMKSLRSKLTGLKGHIGIKRYNAFGERGSDLSFSLAIVDDNQDGIVLTGIYNRDGSYVYAKPLEAGQSAYSLSPEEKEAITLAQQVGQTGNATP
- a CDS encoding ParB/RepB/Spo0J family partition protein, encoding MSKRLGKGLDALIPSLTVSEEDKVVDIPLSQLRANPYQPRKTFDEESIKELAESIRQHGVIQPIIARSVLRGYEIIAGERRFRASQFCGNPTIPVVVRNFTDQQVMEIALIENLQRENLNAMEVAVAYQGLMDQFSLTQEELSMKVGKSRSHIANFLRLLALPEEVKDHVSRGTLSMGHARAIVGLKDPDMVKQLALQCIEQQWSVRELEEAVQQLDHKPGETKAKAKVRKKDPYIDHMEESLRERFKTTVKIKHNKDKGKIELNYYSQQDLERLLELLQ